The Sandaracinaceae bacterium genome includes the window CTCATCGCCGGACTGGCGCGTCCGGTAGCGGTTCTTGGGCGCGTAGCGAGGCGGTCGGGTCACGGCACCGGGATCCTGCCGACCCTGACGGTCCGACCGCAAGCGCTTTGACTCACGCGCCGTCCAGAGCCGCGATGACGTTGGCCCAGCCGAGGCTCGTGGCGAGATCGCGCGCCGTGCGTCCGTCGGGAGTGCGCGCCTCCGCGTCCGCGCCGAACTCGAGCAGCAACTCCACGATGGGCGCGTTGCCGCCGAGCGCGTGAACGTGCACCTGGGTCCAGCCCAGCTCGTCGAGCACGTGAACGGGGGACGCGTCCTGCTGGAGCTGATCCCGGTACGCCGCGACCATGTTCAGGCACATCGGGTGCTCGCTCTCGGGGTCGCCGGGCGCGGGAGGCGCCTGCGGAGAGAACATCTTGGAGAAGAACCCCTGCTTGCGCGGCGCGCTCACCGGGGGCACCAGCTCGATGTCGCCCGGGTCGCCGAAGTCGAGGCCCCACGCGTCGTCGTGCTGCATGCGCTCCGGGGCGGGCATGCGTCCACGCAGGAGGTTGACGGTGTAGGCGCCGTAGACGCGACCTCGCTGGGCGTACATCCAGTCGCTGATGCGCTCGAGGGGGAGCTCCACCTCGGACTCCGCGTGC containing:
- a CDS encoding DUF2314 domain-containing protein encodes the protein MSPLTEDWGWSSPGVSGYLLIMASDGKSPVWWASGSDPEMLEASERARETFRYFWREMTWEARRIIKGCDLAAVKAPFADTDDPAPDDPVEHMWVADVGFDGCTVTGVLLNEPNWLKTLHAESEVELPLERISDWMYAQRGRVYGAYTVNLLRGRMPAPERMQHDDAWGLDFGDPGDIELVPPVSAPRKQGFFSKMFSPQAPPAPGDPESEHPMCLNMVAAYRDQLQQDASPVHVLDELGWTQVHVHALGGNAPIVELLLEFGADAEARTPDGRTARDLATSLGWANVIAALDGA